The following are encoded in a window of Allosphingosinicella indica genomic DNA:
- a CDS encoding endonuclease domain-containing protein: protein MLDKGYKRPTARSRELRANATEAERLLWRHLSARRIEGVRFNRQFPIGPFICDFVSRSARLIIEVDGGQHAERSEEDARRAAYLRSQGYRVIRFWNNDVLANIDGVVVRIAEILTDRPSPSPSREREGSAIARPARL, encoded by the coding sequence GTGTTGGACAAGGGATACAAGCGCCCGACGGCCCGCTCCCGCGAATTGCGCGCCAACGCCACCGAAGCCGAGCGTCTGCTCTGGCGACATCTTTCCGCTCGCCGAATTGAAGGTGTCCGCTTCAATCGCCAGTTCCCGATCGGTCCATTCATTTGCGATTTCGTGTCTCGCTCCGCGCGATTGATTATCGAAGTCGATGGCGGGCAGCATGCGGAGCGATCGGAAGAAGACGCTCGCCGCGCCGCCTATCTCCGAAGCCAGGGCTATCGGGTCATCCGGTTCTGGAACAATGACGTGCTTGCGAATATCGATGGCGTTGTGGTGCGGATCGCAGAGATTTTGACGGACAGACCCTCCCCCAGCCCCTCCCGCGAGCGGGAGGGGAGCGCGATTGCGCGTCCGGCGCGACTGTGA